Proteins encoded by one window of Planktothrix tepida PCC 9214:
- a CDS encoding sensor histidine kinase — translation MNHTLNNQPKADILVVDDTPANLRFLSQMLVDQGYNVRKAINGQMALTAVKTIIPDLILLDINLPEMNGYQVCEQLKKDERTQNIPIIFLSALDDVLDKVKAFQVGGVDYITKPFQFEEVLIRIQNQLTIQKLQSQLKQQNSQLQLTVKELKSTQAQLIQKEKMVSLGQLVAGIAHEINNPISFISGNLVPTQQYIQDLLKLIYLYQNEYPQPSKAIQSFLQEFDLEFMINDLQNILGSMQRGTERIRRIILALRIFSRLGESDIKPVDLHQGLDSTLLLLQYRLRAEGQRAEIEIIKSYDNLPRVTCYASQINQVFLNLLTNSIDALELGIGAKTSSNLPPTIWIITESINPNEVRIRIKDNGMGISEEVKSQLFNPFFTTKPVGQGIGLGLTTCYEIIVQKHQGKLSFNSSQEEGCEFIIDLPTQMKDMEVNN, via the coding sequence ATGAACCATACTTTAAACAATCAACCCAAAGCCGATATTCTTGTTGTTGATGATACTCCTGCTAATTTGCGGTTTTTATCCCAAATGTTGGTAGACCAAGGATATAATGTTCGTAAAGCGATTAACGGTCAAATGGCTTTAACTGCCGTAAAAACTATCATTCCAGATTTGATTTTATTGGATATTAATTTACCGGAAATGAATGGTTATCAAGTCTGTGAACAACTCAAAAAAGATGAACGTACCCAAAATATTCCGATCATTTTCCTCAGTGCTTTAGATGATGTTTTAGATAAAGTCAAAGCATTTCAAGTTGGAGGTGTAGACTACATTACTAAACCCTTCCAATTTGAAGAAGTTTTAATTCGGATTCAAAATCAACTTACAATTCAAAAGTTACAAAGTCAACTGAAACAACAAAATTCTCAACTTCAATTAACCGTCAAAGAATTAAAATCCACTCAAGCTCAACTGATTCAAAAGGAAAAAATGGTGAGTTTAGGACAGCTTGTGGCTGGAATTGCTCACGAAATTAATAATCCCATTAGTTTTATTTCAGGAAATTTAGTTCCGACTCAACAATATATTCAAGATTTATTAAAATTAATTTATTTATATCAAAACGAATATCCTCAACCCAGTAAAGCTATTCAATCTTTTTTACAGGAATTTGATTTAGAGTTTATGATTAATGATCTCCAAAATATTTTGGGATCGATGCAAAGAGGAACAGAACGAATTAGAAGAATTATCCTCGCCTTAAGAATTTTTTCTCGGTTGGGAGAATCCGATATTAAACCGGTAGATTTACATCAAGGGCTAGACAGTACATTATTACTTCTCCAATATCGGCTGCGTGCTGAGGGACAACGGGCTGAAATTGAAATTATTAAATCCTATGATAATTTACCCCGTGTTACCTGTTACGCCAGCCAAATTAATCAAGTTTTTTTGAATTTATTAACAAATTCTATTGATGCTTTGGAATTAGGAATAGGAGCAAAAACGTCATCCAATCTGCCCCCTACGATTTGGATTATCACAGAATCCATTAATCCTAATGAAGTCAGAATTCGGATTAAAGATAATGGCATGGGAATATCAGAGGAAGTCAAATCTCAATTATTTAATCCCTTTTTTACAACAAAACCTGTAGGTCAAGGAATTGGCTTAGGCTTAACCACCTGCTATGAAATTATTGTCCAAAAACATCAAGGAAAACTCAGTTTTAACTCTAGCCAAGAAGAAGGATGTGAATTCATCATTGATCTGCCAACTCAAATGAAAGATATGGAGGTTAATAATTAG
- a CDS encoding EAL domain-containing response regulator codes for MNNVLSSGENQKILVVDDTLDNLIFLSSILESKGYCVYIANDGPSAISIAMNHSLDLILLDIMMSEMDGYEVCNYLKSYVLTSNIPIIFMSGLSHVNDKIKAFKMGGVDFITKPFQYQEVIVRVEHHLELNQIQSQLIHLNFQLEERVKQRTLQLEQANDQLLKIVLHDPLTGLWNRGAFMEQLKQAFQQSQESPDQQYAILCLDCDRFKVINDSLGHFAGDELLIAIAERLQSFIDPPDLIARLGGDEFVILLNPLNSRNPQQVARQILDSFSHPFTLGIRTIFINLSIGIAVSNTSYQKPEDLLRDADTALYEAKALGKGRYQLFEPEMYKAVLQRLQLETDLRKALTNQEFSVHYQPIISLDSGIIIGFEALVRWYHPTQGLISPGLFIPIAEETGLISRLGEWVLRESCHQVSTWKKEKLTDYPLTVSVNLSALQFAQHNLIQQIDQILEESQLEPQYLNLEITESAILDHPENASEILKQLKERRINLSIDDFGTGYSSLSYLHSFPVNILKIDRSFISPINDDPQNLGLVPVIISLVKTLGMNVIAEGIETAQQLAQLRKLNCNAGQGYFFSKPVNSKIATNLIQSCPHW; via the coding sequence ATGAATAATGTCTTAAGTTCGGGTGAAAATCAAAAGATTCTAGTGGTGGATGATACCCTAGACAACTTAATTTTTTTATCTTCAATTTTAGAAAGTAAAGGATACTGTGTTTACATCGCCAATGATGGGCCAAGTGCTATTTCCATCGCGATGAATCATTCCCTTGATTTGATTTTACTTGACATTATGATGTCGGAAATGGATGGTTATGAAGTGTGTAATTATTTAAAATCTTATGTACTCACCTCTAATATCCCTATTATCTTCATGAGTGGATTATCTCATGTGAATGATAAAATTAAAGCTTTTAAAATGGGAGGGGTAGACTTTATTACTAAACCCTTTCAATATCAAGAAGTCATCGTCCGAGTTGAGCATCATTTAGAATTAAATCAAATTCAAAGTCAACTGATTCACCTAAATTTTCAACTAGAAGAACGGGTGAAACAAAGAACATTACAGCTTGAACAAGCCAATGATCAACTCTTAAAAATTGTGCTTCATGATCCTTTAACTGGGTTATGGAACCGAGGGGCGTTTATGGAACAATTAAAACAAGCCTTTCAACAAAGTCAAGAGTCCCCAGATCAGCAGTATGCTATTTTATGTTTAGACTGCGATCGCTTCAAAGTAATCAATGATTCTTTAGGTCATTTTGCCGGGGATGAGTTGTTGATTGCGATCGCTGAACGGTTACAAAGTTTTATTGATCCACCGGACTTAATTGCCCGTTTAGGAGGAGATGAATTTGTCATTTTATTAAATCCGCTCAACTCTCGTAACCCGCAACAAGTCGCCCGCCAAATTTTAGACTCATTTTCCCATCCTTTTACCCTAGGAATTAGAACTATTTTTATTAATTTGAGTATAGGGATCGCTGTTTCTAATACCAGTTATCAAAAACCCGAAGATTTATTGCGAGATGCGGATACAGCCCTTTATGAAGCGAAAGCATTAGGAAAAGGTCGATATCAACTTTTTGAGCCAGAAATGTATAAAGCAGTTCTGCAACGCTTACAATTAGAAACCGACCTTAGAAAAGCTCTTACTAATCAAGAATTTAGCGTTCACTATCAACCAATTATTTCCTTAGATTCAGGAATTATTATTGGGTTTGAAGCCTTAGTGCGTTGGTATCATCCAACCCAAGGTTTAATTTCTCCGGGTTTGTTTATTCCCATTGCGGAAGAAACGGGTTTAATTTCTCGCCTTGGGGAATGGGTATTACGAGAATCTTGCCATCAAGTTTCCACCTGGAAAAAAGAAAAATTAACGGATTATCCCTTAACCGTGAGTGTGAATTTATCGGCTTTACAATTTGCTCAACACAATTTAATTCAACAAATTGATCAGATTTTAGAGGAAAGCCAACTTGAACCTCAATATTTAAACCTAGAAATTACAGAAAGTGCGATTTTAGATCACCCTGAAAATGCTTCCGAGATATTAAAACAGTTAAAAGAACGACGAATAAATTTAAGTATCGACGATTTTGGGACAGGTTATTCATCTCTGAGTTATCTTCATTCTTTCCCTGTCAATATTCTCAAAATTGATCGTTCTTTTATTAGTCCTATTAACGATGATCCTCAAAATTTGGGCTTAGTTCCTGTCATTATTAGTTTAGTCAAAACCTTGGGAATGAATGTTATTGCAGAAGGTATAGAAACCGCACAACAATTGGCTCAATTACGAAAATTGAACTGTAATGCAGGTCAGGGATATTTTTTTTCTAAACCTGTTAATAGTAAAATAGCCACTAATTTGATTCAATCTTGCCCACACTGGTAA
- a CDS encoding AAA-like domain-containing protein: MIIDDVILVLNAILPKPLTRLQELILRQAWEGKTYTTIAQEAYYGPERVRKVAADLWILLSQVLNESINKSNFRKILESRELTLAQQQLIWQTSSQPSLNRKIPLEFPDGPLSLSSRFYISRPPIEELAFTEIMEPGSVLRIKAPQKMGKSSLLLRIIAYANELNYRSVTLDFNQAEESLFIDLNKFLRWFCANVGHALDLESQLENYWDEDIGSKVSCTIYFQNYILERIQEPIVLVLNEVNRIFEYPELAKEFFPMLRVWYEEARKIEIWQKLRLIVAYSTEIYVPLNLNQSPFNIGLPLSLPYLTHEQIKELAECYQLDWAGDSEIQQLMAMVGGHPYLVQLAMYHLVSVSSAAFCNIYTSISQLGLECPLTPKAQLQELLQQAPTNAGIYKNHLRRLLFSLNQYPQLKAAFQQVIKTGDSGKIDSTLAYKLDSMGLITFNGDQLEPSCELYRRYFQEELQ; the protein is encoded by the coding sequence ATGATAATCGACGATGTGATTCTAGTCTTGAACGCCATACTTCCTAAGCCTTTGACGCGACTTCAAGAGCTAATTTTGCGACAAGCGTGGGAAGGTAAAACCTACACGACCATTGCTCAGGAAGCTTACTATGGCCCTGAGCGAGTTAGAAAAGTTGCAGCAGACTTGTGGATTTTACTGAGTCAGGTTTTGAATGAGTCTATCAATAAAAGCAACTTTCGCAAAATACTAGAATCCCGTGAACTCACCCTCGCTCAACAGCAATTAATCTGGCAAACATCTTCCCAACCTAGCCTCAACCGAAAAATCCCCCTGGAATTTCCTGATGGCCCTTTATCCTTAAGCTCTCGCTTCTATATTTCCCGTCCTCCCATTGAAGAACTCGCTTTTACAGAAATTATGGAACCGGGTTCTGTGCTGCGGATTAAAGCTCCTCAAAAAATGGGAAAAAGCTCATTATTATTAAGAATAATAGCTTATGCAAATGAACTTAATTATCGAAGTGTTACTTTAGATTTTAATCAGGCAGAAGAAAGTTTATTTATCGACTTAAATAAATTCTTGCGTTGGTTTTGTGCCAATGTCGGTCACGCTTTAGATTTAGAATCCCAATTAGAAAACTATTGGGATGAAGACATTGGGAGTAAAGTTAGTTGTACCATTTATTTTCAAAATTATATTCTCGAACGAATTCAAGAACCAATCGTATTAGTATTAAATGAAGTCAATCGAATTTTTGAATATCCTGAACTGGCTAAAGAATTTTTTCCGATGTTGCGAGTTTGGTATGAAGAAGCGCGTAAAATAGAAATCTGGCAAAAACTTCGCTTAATTGTTGCCTATTCCACAGAAATTTATGTACCCCTTAACTTAAATCAGTCTCCCTTTAATATTGGATTACCGTTAAGCTTACCTTACTTGACTCACGAACAAATCAAAGAACTAGCAGAATGTTATCAATTAGACTGGGCAGGTGATTCAGAAATTCAACAGTTAATGGCCATGGTGGGAGGACATCCGTATTTAGTCCAGTTAGCGATGTATCATCTAGTCTCTGTATCGAGTGCAGCATTTTGTAATATTTATACATCCATATCCCAACTGGGACTGGAGTGCCCTTTAACACCCAAAGCCCAACTGCAAGAACTCCTGCAACAAGCGCCCACAAACGCGGGAATTTATAAAAATCATTTGCGTCGTCTGTTGTTTTCTTTGAATCAATATCCTCAACTGAAAGCCGCTTTTCAACAGGTGATTAAGACGGGAGATTCAGGTAAAATTGACTCGACTTTAGCTTATAAATTAGACAGTATGGGTTTAATTACATTTAATGGTGATCAGCTTGAACCCAGTTGTGAACTCTATCGCCGTTATTTCCAAGAAGAATTACAGTAG
- the glnA gene encoding type I glutamate--ammonia ligase, translating into MPETAQEVLSMIEDQGIQMIDLKFVDMLGTWQHLTVHNSQIDESSFTDGVPFDGSSIRGWKAINESDMSMVLDPKTAWIDPFMAEPTLSIICSIQEPRTGEPYNRCPRVIAQKAVDYLISTGIGDTAFFGPEAEFFIFDDVRYDQTQHCGYYYVDSVEGRWNSGREEPGGNLAYKPGYKEGYFPVAPTDTFQDIRTEMLLTMAKCGVPIEKHHHEVATGGQCELGFKFGTLIEAADNLMIYKYVIKNVGKKYGRTITFMPKPIFADNGSGMHTHQSIWKDGQPLFAGDKYAGFSDMGLWYIGGILKHAPALLALTNPSTNSYKRLVPGYEAPVNLAYSQGNRSASVRIPLAGNNPKAKRLEFRCPDATANPYMAFAAMLCAGLDGIKNQIDPGEPLDVDIYDLSPEELRKIPSTPGSLELALEALEQDHAFLTEPGVFTEDFIANWISYKLDNEVNPTRLRPTPYEFALYYDC; encoded by the coding sequence ATGCCTGAGACTGCCCAAGAGGTCTTATCGATGATCGAAGACCAAGGGATTCAAATGATTGACCTGAAATTCGTGGATATGCTGGGAACCTGGCAGCATCTAACGGTACACAACAGCCAAATCGATGAATCCTCCTTTACAGATGGTGTACCGTTTGATGGTTCCAGCATCCGAGGTTGGAAAGCCATTAATGAATCCGATATGTCAATGGTGTTAGATCCAAAAACTGCTTGGATCGATCCCTTCATGGCAGAACCGACTCTCAGCATCATTTGTAGTATTCAAGAACCCCGCACTGGAGAACCCTACAATCGTTGTCCCCGTGTCATTGCCCAAAAAGCCGTTGATTATTTAATTTCGACGGGAATTGGGGATACGGCATTCTTTGGCCCGGAAGCGGAATTTTTCATTTTTGATGATGTTCGCTACGATCAAACACAACATTGTGGCTATTACTATGTCGATTCTGTTGAAGGTCGTTGGAATTCAGGAAGGGAAGAACCTGGTGGAAACTTAGCCTACAAACCGGGCTACAAAGAAGGGTATTTCCCCGTTGCGCCAACGGATACTTTCCAAGATATCCGTACTGAAATGTTGTTAACCATGGCCAAATGTGGCGTTCCCATTGAAAAACATCACCATGAAGTGGCCACAGGTGGACAGTGTGAACTCGGTTTCAAATTCGGAACCTTGATTGAAGCCGCCGATAATTTGATGATCTACAAATATGTGATCAAAAATGTCGGTAAAAAATACGGCAGAACCATCACCTTCATGCCCAAACCGATTTTTGCAGATAACGGTTCTGGGATGCACACTCACCAATCCATCTGGAAAGATGGTCAACCTTTGTTTGCTGGGGATAAATATGCGGGCTTCAGCGACATGGGGCTGTGGTACATCGGCGGTATTCTCAAACACGCTCCGGCGTTGTTGGCCTTAACCAACCCCAGCACTAATTCCTACAAACGCTTAGTTCCTGGATATGAAGCTCCGGTGAACTTGGCTTACTCCCAAGGTAACCGTTCAGCTTCGGTGCGGATTCCTCTGGCTGGAAACAACCCCAAAGCCAAGCGTTTAGAGTTCCGGTGTCCTGATGCGACGGCTAACCCCTATATGGCGTTTGCAGCGATGCTCTGTGCTGGACTTGATGGGATTAAAAACCAAATTGATCCGGGTGAACCTTTGGATGTGGATATCTACGATCTCAGTCCTGAAGAACTGCGGAAAATTCCTTCAACCCCTGGTTCTTTGGAATTAGCGTTGGAAGCCTTAGAGCAAGATCACGCCTTTTTAACAGAACCGGGTGTGTTCACCGAAGACTTTATTGCTAACTGGATTTCCTACAAACTCGATAACGAAGTTAACCCCACCCGGTTACGTCCTACTCCCTACGAGTTTGCACTTTATTACGACTGTTAA
- the apcB gene encoding allophycocyanin subunit beta: MRDAVTSLIKNYDRTGRYLDRDAIDQLKSYFSTGTARVQAAAVINSNAATLVKQAGSALFSQVPELIRPGGYAYTTRRYAACLRDMDYYLRYATYALVAGDMDVLDERVLQGLRETYNSLNVPVGPTVIGIGILKDLVAEQVAAAGLPTGDYLEQPFEHLIRELGEQDI; the protein is encoded by the coding sequence ATGCGAGACGCCGTTACAAGCTTAATAAAAAATTACGACAGAACGGGTCGCTATTTGGATCGAGATGCCATCGATCAATTAAAGTCCTATTTTTCGACGGGCACGGCACGGGTGCAAGCGGCTGCGGTGATTAATAGCAACGCGGCTACTTTGGTCAAACAAGCGGGTTCTGCCTTGTTTAGCCAAGTTCCTGAGTTGATTCGTCCCGGTGGCTATGCTTACACCACACGTCGTTATGCAGCTTGTTTACGCGATATGGACTATTATCTGCGTTACGCTACCTATGCTCTGGTGGCCGGAGATATGGATGTTTTAGATGAACGGGTACTCCAAGGGTTACGGGAAACTTACAATTCCTTAAATGTTCCCGTTGGCCCAACTGTGATCGGCATCGGTATTCTCAAAGATTTAGTGGCTGAACAAGTTGCAGCCGCTGGACTGCCTACTGGAGATTATTTAGAACAACCTTTTGAGCATTTAATTCGGGAATTGGGTGAACAGGATATTTAA
- a CDS encoding TlyA family RNA methyltransferase, with translation MKQRLDTLLVDRNLCESRQQAQRLIRAGEVLVNRQVIDKPGTEINTEAEIQVKQRAPFVSRGGEKLAKALAEFNINVRDRICLDGGISTGGFTDCLLKAGAKQVYGVDVGYGQCDWGIRNDPRVILFERTNLRYLTPSQLYGELTIAADTPSEQYADFAVVDVSFISLTKILPPLWQLLKPNREVVLLVKPQFEVGKERVGKKGVVRDSQDQAHAIFQVGCAALTLGWQYRGLTWSPIQGPAGNIEYLLWLHSEGQPLPSEIAIAQITQLAQATLTSSSTQP, from the coding sequence GTGAAACAACGACTTGATACGTTATTAGTAGACCGCAATTTATGTGAGTCCCGCCAACAGGCTCAACGATTAATCCGGGCGGGAGAAGTTTTGGTGAATCGACAGGTCATTGATAAACCGGGAACTGAAATCAATACAGAAGCAGAGATTCAAGTGAAACAACGAGCCCCTTTTGTCTCCAGAGGCGGAGAAAAACTGGCTAAAGCTTTGGCAGAATTTAACATTAATGTGCGTGATCGCATTTGTCTCGATGGGGGGATTTCAACGGGAGGGTTTACCGATTGTTTATTAAAAGCAGGGGCAAAACAAGTTTATGGCGTTGATGTTGGCTATGGACAATGCGACTGGGGGATTAGAAATGATCCACGAGTGATTTTATTTGAACGCACGAATCTGCGCTATTTAACGCCTAGTCAATTGTACGGAGAGTTAACGATTGCAGCCGATACACCTTCAGAACAATATGCGGATTTTGCCGTTGTCGATGTATCCTTTATTTCCTTAACCAAAATTCTGCCTCCGTTATGGCAACTGTTAAAGCCGAATCGGGAAGTGGTACTGTTAGTAAAACCTCAATTTGAAGTAGGGAAAGAACGGGTGGGCAAAAAAGGCGTTGTCCGAGATTCTCAAGATCAAGCCCATGCTATCTTTCAAGTCGGTTGTGCTGCCCTAACGTTAGGCTGGCAATATCGAGGTTTAACTTGGTCGCCCATTCAAGGCCCAGCAGGGAATATTGAATATCTGTTATGGTTACACAGTGAAGGTCAACCCCTTCCTTCGGAAATAGCCATCGCCCAAATCACCCAATTAGCCCAGGCAACCCTAACGTCTTCCTCTACTCAACCTTAA
- the ftsZ gene encoding cell division protein FtsZ: MTVKNNLGSTQGNSDAEGKANPWLSADSANPFRRNERIVNPNNDSKDMPREESWSGDIIPSNAAKIKVIGVGGSGGNAVNRMIDSQVTGVEFWSVNTDAQALTLSKAQKRLQVGQKLTRGLGAGGNPAIGQKAAEESRDEILHALEGADLVFITAGLGGGTGTGGAPIVAEVAKEIGALTVGVVTRPFTFEGRRRISQADEGIAALQSRVDTLIVIPNNKLLSVINEQTPVQEAFRYADDVLRQGVQGISDIITIPGLVNVDFADVRAVMADAGSALLGIGIGSGKSRAREAAVAAIASPLLESSIDGAKGVVFNITGGTDLTLHEVNAAAETIYEVVDPNANIIFGAVIDERMQGEVKITVIATGFSGDNKQAIPVTREVNVQRGNTIPVIPAPGNPPQPQTPSNPAQPGLDIPDFLRRRKPPTR; this comes from the coding sequence ATGACAGTTAAGAATAATCTGGGGTCTACCCAAGGCAATTCTGATGCTGAAGGAAAAGCGAATCCCTGGTTGTCAGCAGATTCAGCCAATCCATTCCGTAGAAATGAACGAATAGTTAACCCTAATAATGATTCTAAAGATATGCCCCGCGAAGAATCTTGGAGTGGCGATATTATTCCCAGCAATGCTGCAAAGATCAAAGTAATTGGTGTGGGCGGCAGTGGCGGTAATGCTGTTAACCGAATGATTGACAGCCAGGTAACAGGTGTTGAGTTTTGGTCAGTGAATACCGATGCTCAAGCTTTAACTTTATCGAAAGCCCAAAAACGGTTACAAGTGGGTCAGAAATTAACTAGAGGCTTAGGGGCAGGTGGAAACCCCGCCATTGGTCAAAAAGCGGCGGAAGAATCACGGGATGAAATTCTTCATGCTTTGGAAGGGGCAGATTTAGTTTTTATTACTGCTGGCTTAGGAGGCGGAACCGGAACCGGGGGAGCCCCGATTGTGGCAGAAGTCGCGAAAGAAATTGGAGCCTTAACGGTTGGGGTCGTCACTCGTCCGTTTACCTTTGAAGGACGCCGACGGATTTCCCAAGCGGATGAGGGAATTGCCGCATTACAATCCCGTGTAGATACGTTAATTGTGATTCCGAATAATAAATTGTTATCGGTGATTAATGAACAAACCCCCGTGCAGGAAGCGTTTCGCTATGCGGATGATGTCTTACGTCAAGGGGTACAGGGAATCTCTGATATTATTACAATTCCGGGTTTAGTCAACGTGGATTTCGCCGACGTCCGGGCGGTGATGGCCGATGCCGGGTCGGCTTTATTAGGCATTGGCATTGGTTCGGGCAAATCACGGGCTAGAGAAGCGGCCGTTGCTGCGATCGCCTCTCCCTTGTTAGAATCCTCCATTGATGGGGCGAAGGGGGTTGTATTTAATATTACTGGCGGTACGGATTTAACCTTACATGAGGTGAATGCGGCTGCTGAAACGATTTATGAAGTGGTTGATCCTAATGCCAATATTATCTTTGGGGCTGTGATTGATGAACGGATGCAGGGAGAAGTAAAAATCACGGTAATTGCTACTGGGTTTTCAGGAGACAATAAACAAGCTATCCCCGTAACCCGTGAAGTTAATGTACAACGGGGGAATACCATTCCGGTGATTCCGGCTCCAGGGAACCCACCCCAACCCCAAACTCCCTCTAACCCAGCCCAACCCGGATTAGATATTCCTGATTTTCTCCGTCGGCGCAAACCCCCTACTCGTTAG
- a CDS encoding late competence development ComFB family protein, translating into MTTLNTESGSVNTNTMAIGSNRRYHNVMEDLVAEEVKRQLASLPPRLSQYIKRVEVETYALNRLPPLYASSKEGWMQQLKRGQAEFSPSIKTAVRQAIAAVQRDLLRHSTPLSPEEATEVNQEIQKQEAPKRNVPRSEPWENTPPNLDQKVVHRHRAFADNYSRKEASIRDGWMG; encoded by the coding sequence GTGACAACACTGAATACTGAATCTGGCTCGGTCAATACCAATACTATGGCTATAGGTTCTAACCGTAGATATCACAACGTAATGGAAGACTTAGTGGCTGAGGAAGTCAAACGTCAATTAGCTTCTCTTCCGCCACGACTTTCCCAATATATTAAGCGGGTTGAAGTGGAAACCTACGCGCTCAATCGTTTACCGCCGCTTTACGCTTCCAGTAAAGAAGGTTGGATGCAGCAACTTAAACGGGGACAGGCAGAGTTTTCCCCCTCGATCAAAACCGCCGTGCGACAAGCGATCGCGGCGGTACAAAGAGACTTGCTGCGACATTCAACTCCTTTATCTCCAGAAGAAGCCACAGAGGTTAATCAAGAGATTCAGAAACAAGAGGCTCCCAAAAGAAATGTACCGCGCTCTGAACCCTGGGAAAATACACCGCCTAATCTTGATCAAAAAGTGGTGCATCGTCATCGTGCTTTTGCCGATAATTACTCGCGCAAAGAAGCTTCGATTCGAGATGGATGGATGGGTTAA
- the dndE gene encoding DNA sulfur modification protein DndE — MEPPLERIRLSLTAKEQLTKLKRVTKIENWNILCRWALCRSLAESTIPSPVPIPSDSNVEMTWQVFGGQMCDLLLLALKQRCHNDHLGTDPETLATQFRLHLHRGISYLAGDPNLKQIEDLITLTQAQNSGTP; from the coding sequence ATGGAACCCCCCTTAGAGCGAATTCGCCTATCCCTAACCGCGAAGGAGCAGCTGACGAAACTTAAGCGAGTCACCAAAATAGAGAATTGGAATATCCTGTGTCGTTGGGCGTTGTGTCGTTCACTAGCAGAGTCAACAATTCCTTCCCCAGTTCCCATACCTAGCGATAGTAATGTTGAAATGACATGGCAAGTCTTTGGGGGTCAGATGTGTGATTTATTACTCCTTGCCCTCAAGCAACGTTGCCATAATGATCACTTAGGAACCGATCCCGAAACCCTCGCCACCCAGTTTCGCCTACACCTCCATCGAGGAATTAGTTACCTAGCCGGTGATCCCAATCTTAAACAGATTGAAGATTTAATCACCCTCACCCAAGCCCAAAACTCCGGCACCCCATAA